The genomic segment CTGGTTCGTCGGCAAATGCGGGACGATCTTCGCCCATTGTTCGTCTCTGAACCAGAATAAATTCGTATCCATTGGCCTCCACCCTAGACCAAGCCATTGAATCAAAATAGGGTTAATCGGGTCTTAACCCTAATTGCGATGTGTGACGTCAATCCAGAGAACTCTTCCGCCCTTCGAAGCCAAATAAGTAGGGCAATGGCTAAGAACCGAAGAAACACTGGCCACGGGTTTTTTACGGATCTCGCAACAGCAGAGACTTCGCAACGCATCAAAACAAGGCAAATATATTCTACGGAACCCGGTTTAGATGCGGAAATAGAAGGCTTTCTAGACCCGATGTTGTTTGTACTTTTATAGATGAGGATGGTGTTATCTAATCATTAGAAGGTGCAGCGACCAGAGATGATACAACTAATATCAACTTTTCTGAAGTAGCATTCAAACTAATATAACTCACTTAATATGTAAGTTACTTATGAATACCACTTATTATAGATAAATTGAACATTATCGGATGTTTTATCATCCAACAAGCGCGGCGATTAAGCCGCCTTTTTGATGATAAACCGCCGTCTTGGTCTAGGCTTCGCGCATGGCTTTGTCCGACGATTTTCCGCCTCCGCCGCCCGCCTGCCCCGTTGTTCCCGCCTGGGCACGCAGGGCCGATGTGCCGGAAACCCCTTTAGCGGCTGGGGTTTGCCGCCGGAGCGGCGCTCGCCGCGCTCGATCCGATCGCCCGCACCACGCATCCGCTCGGCCAGCTCCTGCGCCGTCTGACCCTCGCCCAGGCGGCGCGGCTGCTGCGCCTGGTGGGGCGGGCGGAAGAGGAACCCGCCTTGCGCGATGCCTGGGTGCTGCGCCGCGCCGGCGATGATCCCGGTCCGGCCGGGCGGGTCCTCGGCCTTTGGCGCGCGCTCGGCGAGCCGTCCGCCTTGCCGGACACAGGATGGACGGAGAGGGTGGCGAGGCTATTCGACCTCGGGGGCGACGAGCGGCTCGAGGCGATCCTTGCCCTGGTCCTGAAACAGAGGGCAGGGGAAGGGAGTGCCGTGACGGACGCCGCCGCCATCGCCACGGCCAGCCTGCGCCTCATGCCGGACGCCATCCTCCTGGCGTTGTGGCTGGCCGATGCCATGCTCGCGCATCGCCTGCACTGGCCCGCGCCCATGCCCCTGCTCGCCGCTCCGATCCGGCCAGCCGAGCTGCACGCCATCGCGCGCTCCGGCAAGAGCGGGGACGGCTGGTTGCTTGTCTGCAGCCAGGCTTATGCGCGTGCGGCGGCAGCGGCCGTGGATCTTTATGCGGACCTCCTCCCGCGCGCCCATCGCCTGCTCGCCGTGGCGCCGCGGCTGCGCGGCAAGGATGCCGCGCATTTGGTCCGGCTTCTCCTCAGCGAGGATGCACTGGCGGCCGCGGCCGGACCGCAAGGCAGCGATCGTAGTGCCCGCCGTCTGTTCGATCGGCTGGTCGCCCTCGGCACCGTGCGCGAGCTCACCGGCCGCGCGGCCTTCCGGCTCTATGGGTTGTAGCCATGGCGAAACGGTCCCGCTCCGATACCGCCCTCGATCGCGAGCTCGAGGACCTGCCACCGCCTTTGCGCTGGCGGGAATGGATGCGGCGCGTCGAAGCCCTGTTGTTTGCCGCCAGCGAGCCAGTCTCGCGCGAGGTGCTCGCGCGGGTCGTCGGCGTATCCTGCGCGATCGAAGCCCTGATCGGCGATTTGCGCGCGGATCTGCGCGGCCGCCCCTATGACGTCGTCGCGGTCAATGGCGGCTGGCAGTTGCGCACCCGGCCCGCGCTCGCCCCCGTGCTGCGCGCGGCAGG from the Beijerinckia indica subsp. indica ATCC 9039 genome contains:
- a CDS encoding DUF1403 family protein, which encodes MARTTHPLGQLLRRLTLAQAARLLRLVGRAEEEPALRDAWVLRRAGDDPGPAGRVLGLWRALGEPSALPDTGWTERVARLFDLGGDERLEAILALVLKQRAGEGSAVTDAAAIATASLRLMPDAILLALWLADAMLAHRLHWPAPMPLLAAPIRPAELHAIARSGKSGDGWLLVCSQAYARAAAAAVDLYADLLPRAHRLLAVAPRLRGKDAAHLVRLLLSEDALAAAAGPQGSDRSARRLFDRLVALGTVRELTGRAAFRLYGL